The Anolis sagrei isolate rAnoSag1 chromosome 6, rAnoSag1.mat, whole genome shotgun sequence genome includes the window cgttggacactttccaagtgtctaggactgtgtgatgtatcggtgaataattattattattattattattattattattactattattattatttgaaacacaacaagatgagtccacagtagacaagataactctactggctgttgaattggatcacacgttggacactttcgaagtgtctaggactgtgtgatgtatcagcaaattattattattgttgttaatactattatttgaaacacagcagacaagatcactctgctggctgttgtattgcatcacatgtcagacattttccaagtgtctaggactatgtgatgtatcggcaaattattattattattattattattattattatgtttatgtttatgttttttattattattggatccaCTTCCAGATGTCAATGTTCCAAATGCAACCTCACACAGGAGCTCACATAGACTGTAATtagatacattttaaagaaagtaagacttttccaaatgttttggtgAGGTTTTGCATCCACTCTTTGTATCTTTACACTTCATTTGGCGTCACCTGAAAGGGAAATACATTCAGGAAAGTTTTGAAAAAGGGTCTAAAATCTTTAGCTTTTGACATCCAATCAGCTGGTATTTTGATGCAAGCTTCTCTGTGTGCTAAGCAGCTTCATGGGGATTTCTTAGGCTCAGAGGTGGTCTGAAAGCAAGCTCTTTCCCTGAAAGACAGCCCCCAGCTCCTGGGATCTGATGCCCTGAGCGAGGGTGATGCTGAGAGCCGGGAGAGGCGCGGCTTGGAGTCGATGGGGAAGCGAGGGAGGCGCCCCCGTCCCGGAAAAGGCGCCCAAATCCCCGCAAATAGAGCGATTTCTCAAGAGAGAAGGGCAGGCGAGCGAGGGGGAAGCTGGCCAAGGGGATCAATGGTCCCAGAGGACGGCGCCAGGGAGGATCAATTGTGCCAGATGGATCCCCGGCGCCCACGCCCAAGACAGCCAGGCAAAGAGGAGGCTCCAGCCAGACCCAGGAGCTCAAGAGCAGAGCCGGTGCTTCAGACTCAGACGTTTCCCTGGTCCAGGTCCCCAATTTGGGGCTGAGGAAGGAAAAGCCCTCAGGCAAAGCCAAGGAAAGCTGGATGGGTTTGGGGTCTTCCTAAACAGCAGCTGATACAGATCTATCACTAAGAAGTCAAGCTTCTTGACAGCTATAGGCGGTCAAAGAGCAGTTTGATTGTCACcacttttaacagccatggctcaacactatggattCCTGGgcgtgttgtagtttggtgaggccccagcccACTTTGGTAGAGAACGCAAGATATcctataaaactacaattcccaagtacCTGGGTGCatctgaatgaatgcagttccaggactcaatactatggaatcctgtggttgttgtttggtgaggccccagcccactttggtagagaaggcaagAGATCCcattaaactacaattcccaattgCCTGGGCGCatctgaatgaatgcagttccagggctcaatactatggaatcctgggagttgttgtttggtgaggccccagcccactttggtagagaaggcaagAGATcctataaaactacaattcccaagtgtctgggcgcatctgaatgaatgcagttcgagggctcaaaactatggaatcctgggagttgttgtttgatgAGGTTCCCAGCCCACTTTGATGGAGAAGGCAAGAGATcccataaaactacaattcccaagtgtctaggtgcatctgaatgaatgcagttccagggctcaatactatggaatgctgggagttgttgtttggtgaggttcCCAgccctctttggtagagaagggagagatcccataaaactacaactcccaagtgcctGGGCGTATCTGAACATATGCAGTTGGATACCACTTTAACGTCCAccgctcaatactatggaatcctgggagttgtttggTGAGTCCACAGCCCACTTTGCTAGAGGAGACAAGAGAtcacataaaactacaactcccaagtgcccTGGGTGCATCTGAATTATTACAGTGTATGCCGCTTTAACTTctactgctcaatgctatggaatcctgggagctctTGTTTGGTGAAGTTCTAGCCCACGTTGGTAGCAAAGGCAGTTTTTAGAgcagttgccaaagaccatcagaaagaatatatttctgatggtcttaggaacctctttggcagagaaggccaaggggagggctgtttctgagactccaagcggggagaggagagcaggtgtgcttggcgcatggTAGCATGGAGCACATGCGCGGGTGAGGGAGAACATGCggggctggagggagggaagtttaGCTCAATTCCattatttgtggggttcagaatgctctttgattataggtgaactataaatcccagtaattacagctccaaaatgtcaaggtctattttcctcaaactccaccattgttcacatttgggcatattgagtattcgtgccaagtttggtccaaatctgtcattgtttgagtccacagtgctctctggaagcaggtgaactacaattccaaaactcaaggccaatgctcaccaaactcttccaatattttttgttggttgtgggagttctgtgtgccaagtttggttcaattccatcattggtggagttcagaatgctctttgattgtaggtgaacaataaatccccacaactacaactcccaaatgacaaaatcaatcctccccaaccccaccagtattcagatttgggcatatcgggtatttgtgcaaaatttggtccagtgaatgaaaatacatcatgcatactAGATAttgatattacaattcataacagtagcaaaatcacggttatgaagtagcaatgaaaatacttttatggtgaggggacaccacaacatgaggaactgtatttagaggtcatggcattaggaaggtgggcATCAAAGGACTCCCAGGAACTTGCATACAAACTTCTTGgaaaacacatacaaacatacatacaagcaaacatattttcacttttattgtaaactcgccatctcctgccacacgttgctgtggcccacatgagggttctgtgtggggggtttggccaagttctatcgttggtggaattcagaatgctctttgattgtaggtgaactataaatcccagcaactacaactcccgaatgtcaagattctattttccccaaactctaccagtgttcacatttgggcatattgagtatttgtgtagagtttggtccagatccatcattgtttgagtccacagtgatctttggatataggtgaactacaactccaaaaccaaaggacactgcccaccaaacccttccagtattttctgtttgtcatgggagaactgtgtgccaagtttggttcaattccatcgttggtggggttcagaatgctctttgattgtaggtgaactataaatcccagcaactacaactcccaaatgacaaaatcaacttttttgagtgaaggacatacattgggttgttaggtgtcttgtgtccaaatttggtgtcaatttgtccagcggatttcgagttctgttaatacctcaaacaaacattacatttttatatagatagatagatagatagatagatagatagatagatatagacgtAGACGTAGACTTAGATGTAGGCGTAGATGTAGAAGAGGCGGGGGATACGCTGTTTTTTCCTCCCAATCTGGGGCAGGATAACATGTTCTCTTTAATAGGTAACATTCTGTTTCATTTCACTGGGCTATGCTTCCATCTATGATAACCCATTTCAATTTATTGTTAAGCTGTCATATATGCAGAAGGCATTGGTTACATTACCTGAACTCAGTTTTTTCGTCATTGTTGATGATTAAACTTCTCTTCAAGCAGGTACACTCAAAAATGTTTGATCCCTTGTTGTGGATTGAGACAAAGTTAGTTGCACATGAAGCCaccagaaataaaattaaataatgtTCAACTTGTTCTGGATTCAGTGCACATATGGATGGCAGCTAGGAAGTCCATCATGTCGCATGTAGCAGAAATGGGGCAGAAGAGTCAAAGCAGCTGTGCGCCTGCAAGGAATGATGTTTAGTTTGATGGAACTGTTTGATGCATCCCTGAGCCCCCGGTGaaacaatgggttaagcccttgtgccggcaggactgaagaccaacaggtcagagtttTGAATCTGGGCAGAGtgaagatgagctccctctgtcagctccagctccccatgtggggacactaAGGAAGCCTctcccaaggatggtaaaacttcaaaaacATCCCAACGTCctctgggcaacctccttgcagacggccaattctctcacaccagaagcaacttgcaatttctcaagtcgctcctgacacacacaaaaaacaaaacaaaacaaaaacaaaaacctagtAGGTTTTCAAGATTGAGAAGAGAATCAAATGCTGGTCCTCAGCGTTATAGTCCAATTCTCAAATCACTACACAGTATTGGTTCCCATACCAGTCTATATTTACAGTGTAATTTTATGTTTGCCTGTTTAGAAGTAAAGGGTTCTGTACTCAGGGGTCTAGAATCAGTTTCTGGAATATCTGACATAGTTTTCaacagtcatcatcatcattaatacaAATTAATATTGTACTACCAACTGCTCCAATACACCTTTAAAATGATAATGCATACCTAATTGTATTCCCATTGGGTATTTGGGAGAAGAATATCCAGTGCTTCATAAGTTTGCTGTGTGCCTGCAAGGAATGATGTTTAGTTTGATGGAACTGACATTGCATAGAGTGCATccctgagcccccggtggcacaatgggttaagcccttgtgccggcaggactgaagactgactgacaggtcagagtttcgaatccagggagagtgaagatgagctccctctgtcagctccagctccacatgtggggacatgaacgaaatctcccacaaggatggtaaaacatcaaaaacatcccagCGTCCCCTGGgctacatccttgcagacagccaattttctcactccagacacaacttgcagtttctcaaatcgctcctgacacaaaaagaatATCCCTTCATTGGCTAACCAAAAGAAAATCTGACTGTTCAGGGAAGATAAGAAATAACTTTCAGGACATTCATTTGGGAGGCTCAGCGCTGTTTAGTTTTAGTTACGGGACAGGAAGAATTGTCAGGGAAACACCGACAGGATTAAACTCCAGGAGTCCTGTCTTTTCTTTAGGATGCTTTCATCTCTCCAAGCCCCCTCGCATCCTCCCCTCCCCATATGCTTCGCTGCTTTGCTCCATCCATGCAGCGAAGCATGTGGTGCTCCCACAGTTGCGTCAGATCTGTGCAAACAAACTACGTTCTTCCCATTGTTGAACCAGACTATTTAAGAGGCAGAGCAGAAGGGCTCAGCCACCACCTCAAGGCTGCCTCTTCTCTCTGGTGTACAGCAGGAATCTGCACCTCATTCCAAAGGTAAGATACCATAACAAACTTCTAAGTTTCATTAGAGCTGGCTGGGTGGTGAAAAACCAAAGGCAGAAGtaattttcttatttttcaaaGTGAACATTTATCTTGGACTACACTgataaattggaaaaatatagACAGCTACAACCTGCAGAAACGTACAAGGCAGCTCTAGGAGTATATTGTTATTTGTGTGTTGTGCTTGCAACTTTTCTGAATCTTTTGCTAATGTGGATGATGTTGGTTAACAGAATCCTGTTTCACAAGACTGgatgtttaacttgttcttttTTAGCCAGAACTTTTGCTGTGTGAATTTGTCTCCGCTGTGCTAAAAGACAAAGATACTTTTGCATAAAGAACAGAAATATgggatgtttgttttttttccccctgaaactCCAGTCCTAAAAGTATTGAGAGCAagtgttattttatttcaatcCAACATGCAATGCAGTCGTATATATGTCTACTTAAAAGTAAGACACCTTGAGTTTAAAGGTAAATGTGTAtagtttatagttttaatggatTAGGTGATAGGTGTCTAGGAAACTGTAGTCTTTTTATCCTTTTACATTCCTACTTCTGATTTGTTAATTGGTACAGGGAAACTAGATGCAGGATGATGTTTTGACTCATTTTTATTCCCCGTACAACCAACCTAGCTTTAGAGTTTCAAAAAAAGGTGTTATGTATGTACTGTGTAGTATGTGTAATACTTAAGGAGGTTTATGTTTTTAGCACGCAGTACAGAATTCGGCATGATTGAGCCAACTTTTCTTGCTGTGTAGGATACATGTTAAACTCTTCTGCTAAAATATGTGGTACATGCACACCCTTAGTTGAGGATggctcttcttctgatttctgtgTGTAAAATGGGATAGtagtgttggaattcaaccccacactgcccaagtctcaagttctTAATGAGGAACAAGTTGGTTAGAATAGGCTAAGTGTTTCatttcccccatgtctcctgtttGACAGATAggaatgtatctatttcttctctcctctctgtttctgctcttattctgattgtttgtgtagattggatacttttctactgcaaatcTTTTTAAATctgacttttgggggggggggttacatctgagtatgtgctgtgtgctttgagatctctctctgtgtgCGTGTCAGATAcatgtagtgattggtgttttttccccctctctttgaaagagatgggtgttagatcCAGTTCTTTactaagaaatgcagttattgtttattattgtaaacaaaccttttgtgatttttaagattggactctacatctttgcctgcctaagctctaaattctttacacTCATAACCAACggcacttcatgctctgctcactaatgagctgaatgctcaacttttaagtatcctgtttgattttttggatgctctgctatattttcagGTAGTTTTATCTAACAACTACAATATATGAAGTGTGATTATTTCATAAATgtgtcaaatcatagaatcagtacaactctctctctctctctctccctctctctctttctcacacacacacatttctagtCATACTGTTTTCCTCTCTAAATCAAAGCATCTTCACAAATGGCAGATATCTAtctccatctatatctatctattttgAAGGAATGCATATGAAACTACCTAAGGTTACTTAGGATGGTGAAATCCCTTTCTTGCAGATCAGAACTTTCATTCACTCTTTATTCATAACCAAATCAGTGTAGCATTTTTCTCTCAAGAGAATCAAATCATTTCAATTTTATTCCAATTTGCATTGGTTACCCCAGAGAAATTAACACCATGATATGATCTGGGGGCATTGCATATCAATTTGGTCTACATTGAAATAATCTGAGAATGAAGTCGACCCTATTAGTTTTTCTAGAATTTGGAAAAGCTGCACAGTGAAAAATAACAACTGCAAAAACACTGATGTAAAGCTTTCACcaactttccccccaaaaagcgAACAGATCATACTTATAAAAGGGCAAAATTAGCCCTCCTTCCATCACTCCATATACTGAATTCTGCATAGCCTAAAAATCCAAGCCAAAAAAAATGCCATGAAGTACTTCACTTCAAAACAATATCACAGAAAGATGTAAGTTTTCCACAAAACAGAATTCCCATAGATTGATTTTCTGTGATTAGCAATTTCAGCCACTGATCTGTATGTGATACTTCTGAAGtcttgagatagatagatagatagatagatagagagagagagagagagagagagagatagagagatagagagatagagatagagagagagatatatattcATGTTTGGAAACAACTGACATTTAGAACTCTTGTTTTGGCAATACCTTCAATGGACTAAAAGGGAAAGATTGAAAAGACATGTGTAACCTTTCAAGATCTTCAGATCCCTTCATTAGATAAGATGTTTTCAAATCTAACCAAGAGAAGAAATGTATGGAAAGCCTTGGTCTTCAAGCCACTTGTTGTCTTAAGACTTGCAGGCTCCCAGTGGGGTTTATTTGGTGATGTAATAGAGTAGTTTTCACCCAAAGCATCTCTAGGCTGCTGGAGAAATGGCCATCAACAATAAGgtttaaaccttgattttgtaagCACATTTCTTGTAAATTCAAAGCTGTCTCCCTCCATCTATCCACTCAGGATTTTCATCAtgttttctcctcttttctctttaGCTATGTATAGTGGGATttgcctctttctcctcctggCTGTGCTGTCCATGAGCTCCTCAGGACAGCAGACATCGGGCTCCCACAATGGCAATCCTGTGGCCACCGATCTTGAGCAGAATTTGCTGGAAAACCACCGGCACATCCGTAACCCAGATGCAGAGAAAACTATCCGGCAGGTTGATGGCAGCGTGGACCAGAAAGCCAACATGGTAGCTCTTTTAGCCAAATACCTCCAGCAAGCCCGAAGAGGTAAATACTTTGATACATGTTCTAAGTGTATCTAAGCAAAGATATTTCAGTAATTTCCCATCTACCTGCACAACCTCACTTCCACACACATTGGTTGTTGTTATCTGCCATCAAGCCAATTCCTAAGGCAAATCTTTcatggggatttcttggcaagatttattcagaggccttcttctgaggctgagagagtgtgacttgtccaaggtcacccagtgagtttgcATGGcttagcagggatttgaaccctgtacTCCAGacatccaatgctcaaatcactactaCACTATGCTGACTCTCTCTACATAGATGTATTAAGAAGAGAAGGCATGTAACTAATGCCTCCCCAGATCCAGGTATTATGAGGACCTTCAAAGACTCTTTCTGGATTCCATTTTATATAGTGATGACCAGAATTATCTACATTATAAGTCATGACCTATATAGAAAAGACAAGTGGTGCCTGCTATCTTCTTTGTCACTGAGGTGATGCATCCACTATGGGGTTTATTCCAAATGCGAAAGGTGGTATCACAACTTTAAACTTCAGACAAACATTCAGAGCTTGGAACTCTGAAACATTCAACATTCGGAATCACCAGCTGTAAATGACCTATTGTTActcaaaatactttttaaaatacctCAACATATGATTTAAACATATTTACGAACTGTCCAAATATCTAAGGACAGGTAAAAGTGGGACTAGTTCTTTCTTGCCATTTAGGAGACGGTTGAGTAACAGCTATTCCTTTTATGAACTAATGCTCCCTTGCAATATAATTAATTCCGCTATTAAGATGAGATCATCAAATGCACATTTTGGTGTGCATTTTGGTGTTGTTTTAATGGAATCTAAATGAAGCCCTTGTGACGATTAAATGATTACTTAGTACGGGCTCCAGAGTTGTAAAGGAGGCTTATAGTGCAATCCAATTTAAGTTCCCAAGGAGTTCAGAAGGGCTTACAACTGGCTAATCGGCTATAGGATTATAGAGTCAAGAGCTGTAGTATTTTACTCACAGGAGAAGAAAAATAAGCATGAAAATAAGCTCTTATTGTTAGATTGAGTGTTCCATTACATCTCTTCGGGAATAGATGCAAGAATGTGAATTATAACCTAATGGGCTACAAAAGCTTTTCACCTACAGCAAAATCTATTGTGGTTCACCAACAATGTTGCAGAAGAGCCAGGGCTTGCATGGTAGAGCACTAGGGCATTTTGATTAGCAGGAATAATGATGGCATCTCTCTCTACCCTCTGTTCACATATAGCTTCAAATTTCATAGTAGTTACGGCATGGAGCAAGATAGGTTATCTCCTAGCAAGGATGTTATGAGCTATCCTAGTTGTAATACAAAATATTTGGGAGTGCTTTGTGTCTTGAACTAAAAAATCAAGACCCACTAGCTTTACAAAATAGATGAAAATCACATGAATTGTTTTGTTGATAGGGATCGAAGCAGCTTCCTGTAGTTTGGGACTTTCCTTCAGGGCAAGGGTATATTGCTATGGGGACAATTGTATACAACTACATCACTGCTGCACTAGGTTGGAGATAAAGCAAAGTAGTTCAGAATATCCTTTGTAGTAATCAGGTCTTTGCAACTATTGATTGAAATTTTAGTTAAAGGAGTTCAGGTAGGATGTATGAAAGAAATGGTACTCAAGGGCTCAAGTGACCATTCATACTGAAATGTCCCTTTTGAGTCTATAGGTTGAGTATATCAGAAATCAGTTTAGGATAATAAATCAGATGTGGGAAATGTCACATCTTGGGAATAAGTTTGAATCTCTAGGAAAATAGGATAAATTTGTCCCTCTGAAGTTCTCCAGAGGGCTACATCCCTTTTTCCATGAAATAATTTTcaatttgcctttttaaaatgtatgtaattTGAACATATATATACTGGCTGCTGGTGACCAGGCTCCAAGGCTAGCTTTAagggagctgtccaaggtactgaaacTCATCCTCAAATTAAGTTTAGCAATTTAGTATCTTTAAGATATTGTATCCAAAATCTGGAATCACAACCCCAATGACATGGAAACCACTGGCTGCTACTGCATTTAGGCATTAACATTTCATCGGTAAGTCATAGCCTTCTATGTGTGCACATTCAAGTTGCATgttgacctatggcaaccctatgaaattcatgtggttttcttaggcaaggaattcttAAGTTAGTTTTATcagttcctttctttgaaatatagcctacatatCTGTTATTCATTAGTGAATGAATGTTTGGTCCATTAATTCTTCTAAGTTTATATAAGTATAACATATACATTCTGATTTACTCCAGTAATCATCGGATGGCAAGTAAAAATACTATCACTTTGTCTATTTTCACAGCAGCCCTGTCAGTTGAGTCATATTAAAGGGCAATGACTTGCCCAAAACAACACATTAAATTTCATGGGAGAAAAGACACTCGTCTTTAGTTTGGTTGCAGAAATATTTCTACAATATTGGTGTATCTCTGCACTTCCTAGTGTCACAGTAGTCGGTAGGAATACAGTGGAAAACCACTGAAGCAGTAGAACTAAAATTCATTATAGATATGATAGTATGACAGTCCCCTctgccttatttattattttatttattttcttcatttctaCTCCGCCTTTCTTGACCCAggaggggattcaaggcagcttacaaatccttcaaacattcaatgccacacaagtaaacaataaaacaaatcttataaaaatataaacaatctaagcatataagcaattaaaacacataacaatctaacaaacagattaaaaccacatataaaacacCAAGTCATGCCTTGGCCAGGATTCTGTGTTACCAATGCCACAACAGGCACAAATTAATATCTCATGTGAGGTTTAGCCTACGAACATCAACTAGCCAGGGATAAAGTAAAGCATATCTGCATTTAGAGGTTCAGTGACTACTAATTACTCGATTATGTTGTCAACAACAGTTCAGTAGTAACAGAATGGTGGAATTCTGAGGAAGGGGAGTAGGTTTCAGGTATGAAAGATCTAGTTTTTTAAAGCTTAGAATCACACACTTGACACTAGTTATAAAGTAGTGGCTCAACCATGTAGTTAGATTAAGGACAGGAAAATGTACATATACAGAACCCAGTTCACAAATCCTTTTACTCAGAAATTCTAGTTTCCCaccttaattattattaattttgttttttcctAGTTCCTTTTTTATAATAAGtaagattttatttacatacaataacaacttacagtgtaaacaaaacacaaaacagtgaacattttacaaacatatagctattatttattttgttaactTCATTTCTACCCATCATTCTCGAcccaagaggggactcaaggtggcttacaaatccggtaaaaattcaatgccacacaggtaaacaataaaacatatctcacaaaaatataaacaatctaagcacATAAGCAATTAAAACTAAGAACAATCTATTAAACAGACTAAACCCACATATGTGCTGTTTTTGGCAAGGGAGAAGGAATATTTCGTAGTTATTGCTTCTTGGAGTCAGAAACACTTTTTGGTTTCTAGCAAACACCTAGAGAACTACCAATAAAATCTGTCTACTGTCTACATACCATTCTGGCAGGAGTATCAAAATcacctttattttctttccatatTGCAAGGCCACTTTATTCCTGCATAGGAATTCACACACATTTTACATGTATTCTTCTGAGTGTACACATTTATTTATGGACTTTAACTAATGTCCTTAACGCCATCCATTGATCAATGtgcattttgtgcattttatgcatttttagcattttgcattttaaaatgtgcaagtGTTCTGTGCATACTAAAGTTCTCCAAAACTACTTTTCTTAAGATCAGGGATCTTGAAAAGGAAGTCCTTAAGTTGTGTGTGCCTACTCAGGTGTCTCTACACTCCATGATATACTGGTGGATTGAGTTCTCCCACAACGTTTCTATCCTCCATTTTAAAGTGTTTGTTGCTATCTCTGTTCTGCAAAATCATTTATTTACGTTTGTACAACTTCCTTTCTTTTAAAGGTTCTACTGGAAAGGCCTCTGTGATGGGATTACAGAATTTCGACCCTACACACAGGATAAAAGACAGGGATTACATGGGCTGGATGGATTTTGGACGTCgcagtgcagaagaatatgaGTACACTTCTTAAATATGAGTACACACTGTGcttaaaagaaattcaaatcgaAGTCCcatttctgtacagaaaagaAATTGTCATCCTTTTCAAATCAGTGTTTAAGAAAACATGTACTTGATGTAAATTTGTCTGTATAACTatacaatgcaatatatattatataaaacatatgcagaattttcaagaaaaaaatctttctcaTTTAATTTCTTACAATTTAGTGTAGAGACATATTAAAAGTATTTCACTCATCCCTCGGTTGTTTTGTGACCACAAATGTTGCTGAATATCACAATCTATTGCCAAAGGAAAATGCTTTCAAGTTTACCATATGCTATGTACTAACTGAAAAACTTTCAAAGGAGAGTGTTCTATCTATCTCACTATCAATCTGTTCTGCACAATTTTCAGCAATGGTTTGGATCCAGAATTAGGTGTACCTTCTATAGACTCACTGCTAACCTAAGCCTAATTAATTTTACTATGGAGTATGACTAAGTTTGGATCCAACCCAATCCATATAAATATCAACATGGTAGAAAAGCTTTCCTATGAAAAGCATTTTCATGGttaccattttaaaaattcaagtcAGACAAATCAATGGTACATATGAGGaagttgttttcttttgtaaaataaatgtgaaAATTCTGCTGAAATTATGAATCCTAGAATAAACAAAACATTCCTTGCTTTGTGGTGACTTATACATTTGTTTTGTATGACAAGATAAATTTCTCCCCACCATTGACCCCCCACAGATCCTAGAGCTAGAGATGCATTCCAGGGTTGGTTAGCGCGAAGGTCAAAAGTTGGGACCAAAATGCTACAATATTTTGGTTTaaagttattttgtttttgcttctgtatgccttcaagtcattctgaCTTAAGGTAACTGTAAAGCAAATCTAtccatgagattttttttttgtttagaaaaagcttgcctttgccttactttgaggctgagagaa containing:
- the CCK gene encoding cholecystokinin is translated as MYSGICLFLLLAVLSMSSSGQQTSGSHNGNPVATDLEQNLLENHRHIRNPDAEKTIRQVDGSVDQKANMVALLAKYLQQARRGSTGKASVMGLQNFDPTHRIKDRDYMGWMDFGRRSAEEYEYTS